Within the Cyprinus carpio isolate SPL01 chromosome B18, ASM1834038v1, whole genome shotgun sequence genome, the region AATAATACTTATATTGAAAGAATTTTTAAgactgtttcatttcatttttatcagGATTTTCGTGGGGCGCCGGCAGTTCAGCCTATCAAACAGAAGGAGCCTGGGACAAAGATGGGAAAGGACTGAGCATCTGGGATGTGTTCACTCATAAGAAGGGAAAGACGTTCTTGAATGATACTGGAGACTCTTCATGTGAGGGATACTACAAATTCAAGGTGACCATGCTGGTTTTTGCTATGACATTGAATATGAAATACCCCAGCTGAAATGCAACAACATTTTTGCTTCATTTTCTCATATAGGATGATATTTCATTGATAAAAGAGCTGAATCTAAATCATTATCGGTTTTCCATCTCCTGGCCTAGGATCATGCCAACTGGAATCAGGTGTAAGTATCCATAGCTCTAGGTAGGATTTTAATATATTCCCAAAATGTTTGACCTCCACTTTTGTGTATTTGCAGCTGACCATGTGAATGAGAAAGGAGTGAAGTATTACAATGCTCTTATTGATGAGCTGCTTAAACATAATATCACTCCCATTGTGACTCTTTATCATTGGGACCTGCCACAGGTGCGTATTCCTGAATATATCCAATAGGCCTACTAATAGcgctatttaaaatattatattctgaTTCATTTAACCTCTCTAGAACGTTTCAATGAATAGAtcttaattagcatattttatttgaactaaaacaaggctgtgaggcaGAAGGCTTTAATGCTTTTGACTTTTTGCTCAATCAGATAACGTACGCAACGTtgtgtaataaaattaataagcgcataaaacaaaaactgtggaaaacgtgctgtaaaaaataaatgtgatattgTTATTCATATTTACTGCTGGTTGATGAAATGTTGCAAGTCTAATCCAAAAATCTATCGGGATGTTCATGTGAGAGCGGAAAAATTTGCTGCGTAAATTTGGCAACGGTTTTAAGTTGGATGTGGTTTCACTGCGTTCACCAAAAAGTTGCTTGGTTAGAATGTGATTTCTGTATGTGCTGTGCTTTATATATCTCTACATCCCTACATATTaactttaattgctttttttgcCCACATAAAGTCAGAGTTTTGCTAATGTGGCAGGACCTTAAGATAACGAACAGATCGCCTGTCCATCACAGCCTCCTTTTCATTTTCTAACCAAAAAGAGCCAATTcgattcatttttcatttacttaaccctctcaacattattttttaacaatatctgTCAAGATTTGACAAGTAAAAAGATGAATACACATTGAATGAATTTCATTCATCCACTGTATTGACTGCAGTAATAATGGATTAGTCTTAACCTTTTTAAGAAGGTTTTATCATTCCATCATTTTGTCTGTACATTTGGACAGGTTTTGCAGGAGAAATATGGTGGATGGCAGAACATCAGTATGATTAATTATTTCAATGACTTTGCCAATCTTTGCTTTGAACGATATGGGGACCGTGTCAAATACTGGATAACTTTTAATAACCCATGGGTATGTTCACTCTATTCATCTTATAACAGCAAATTAAAGAAATGTGTAAAGGATGAGCTTATTAATGCTCATTGTGTGTCAGTCAGTGGCAGTGGAAGGATATGAAACTGGAGAACATGCTCCAGGACTGAAGCTCAGGGGCACTGGGGCCTACAGAGCAGCTCACCACATCATTAAGGTAACACTTAATTCCTTGATGTGATATTGTATCATATTTCAGAATGGAGTTATTGTACAATATTGTTTGTGTTGGTTTACTAACAGGCACATGCTAAGGTTTGGCACACTTACGATACTCAGTGGCGAAACAAACAAAGAGGTATATGAGCTTATCAGTGTCTATAagtttttattagtgctgtcagatgattaatcacgattagtcacatccaaaataaaagttttgtttacataatatatgtgtgtatactgtgtatatttattatgtatatataaatacacacacatgcatgtatatatttaagaagaatatgttatgttatatattaaatatataatataaaatataagaatataaatatataaatgtatatacatgtaaatattttctaaatatataatttatgtgtgtgtatttatatatacataataaatataccctgtacacatacatatattatgtaaacaaaactttttttttgtttgtgattaatcttgattaatcatttgacagccctagtttttattttattttttttaaaaatcacacccTCTGAGTGCTTTCTTCTCTAGGTATGGTGGGTATTTCACTGTCTGGGGACTGGGGAGAGCCTGTGGACATCACTAACCAGAAGGACATTGAGGCTGCAGAGAGATATGTACAGTTTTACATAGGCTGGTTTGCTACACCTATCTTTCATGGAGATTATcctcaagtgatgaaggatttcaTAGGTACTGTTGCTAAGTAGATGTTGAATATGTGAGGTTAAGAATGGTGCAATCTGGCATATTAATAACAATTTTGTATCCAAGGGAGGAAAAGCGCACAGCAGGGTTTGGGAACGTCCCGCCTTCCCACCTTTTCTTCTCAGGAGAAGAGTTACATCAAAGGCACCTCTGATTTCCTAGGTGTGGGGCACTTCACCACACGCTACATAACCCAAAAGAACTTCCCTTTCAACCGTGGCTCCACCTACTTCTCAGATCGGGATGTAGCAGAGCTGGTCGACCCACGTTGGCCTGATCCTGGTTCGGAGTGGCTCTACTCTGTTCCTTGGGGCTTCCGCCGTCTGCTCAACTTTATAAAGGTGCACAAAGGCTTTCATTGTTTAAAAGGCACCATTTCACATCATTTCCTCATGCTGAATCTTTGATCTTGTTTCATAATATaatgtctttgttacagtgtcATGTCATGAATTGACAACTTTAAACTTACGCTCTTTGACTTTCTAAAGACTCAATATGGGAACCCCGTGATCTTCATCACTGAGAATGGGGTCTCGGAGAAGATGATGTGCACAGAGCTGTGTGATGACTGGAGGATACAGTATTACAAGGGGTACATCAATGAGATGCTTAAAGGTAACTAGTCCAAAAATGAGTAAAGGGATGGGtcacccaaaaattgaaattctgtcatttactcaccctcatgttgtttcaaactagtATGACTTACAtccttctgaggaacacaaaggatcttttgaagaatgtttaaactgtttttgtccatataatggaagtcagtggggtaCAAAACAATATTGGACCCCATTAACTTTCGTTTTCAATAACATCAAAAgtcatttggaatgacatgatggtgtaaatgatgagagaatcaTCAcaaattatactgtattttatttgttgttaaccTGCAGCTATCAGGGATGGAGTGAATGTAAAGGGCTACACCGCTTGGTCCCTTCTGGACAAGTTTGAGTGGGATGAGGGCTATTCAGAGAGGTTTGGCCTTTACTATGTGGACTTCAAGAACAAAAATAAGCCTCGCTACCCCAAGGCCTCTGTTCAGTTCTACAAGCGCATCATTAAGTCTAATGGATTTCCCAATCAGAGAGAGGTACATCTATTTTGCTGAAATAAGTTTACATTATGATTtactaaaagggatagttcacccaaaaatgaaaatttgatgtttatctgctcacccccagggcatccaagatgtagctgACTTTGTTTcctcagtagaacacaaattatgacttttaactccagccgttgcagtctctcagccgtataatgcatggcaatggtaacaaaatctatgagagtaaaaaaaaacatgcaaagacaaatccaaattaaaccctgcggctcgtgacgatacattgatgtgtaaagacacaaaatgatcagtctgtgcaagaaactgaacagtttttATATCGTTtattacctctgattcacgcaatatccaaactgttagaactcttgtgaatgcaCATTCACATCAGCAGGCCCCTgaggcatcatcttcttcttcttgctttatggtgggtcgcagacttataagtgcattaccaccacctatctctcaaaaggaccattgacactctatctacaatctcaattaggagtgtcaatagAGGCTGCAACggctggagttaaaaatcataatttgtgttctactgaagaaacaaagtcacctacatcttagatgccctgggggtaagcagataaacatcaaattttatttttgggtgaactatcccttaaaaaagaatgaaagacatAATTACCTAGTCCTAGAGATATATAAAAgtaacagtttctttttttttatgttttcagttttaacataaaatgtcaGTTTAATATTTTGCAACGACTCTAGCTAAACCATAAATACAGTACCTAAAAGACTACAAAACTGTGGAGGGAACCAAATCACATACCACACATTCATAGTTAAATAATAAAGCCATTTTTAAGTAAAGTGCTGTTTACTTGCTgattaacattttgaatgaacTGATTCTGTTCCAGATTGTTTGACAGCTGTCTTGCAGTACTATTTGGATTAGAGCATCTGTTTTGGTATTGAAACATGCTATTTAGagtcaatgaaaatgtttgtggAGTCGAGCATTTCCAATTAAATAGCTGTTTAGGGTGAACACACCAACAACCTCATTTGGTTATCTACCAACAAAACCATCTTGGAGGAACCCCAAGATTAGTATGTAATTACCATATAAATggtattttctaattatttttcagTCGTCTTATATTGAACAAACTCTAGTTGCCTTGGACATgttccaaatgtttatttttagatgatACAAAACCATATAAACAATTTTAtacttaaatgtttatataaactaTGTATTAAAGGTGGTGTAATTAACTGAATTAAACAGTCAAGTTAAAATACCATATAAAAAGACAGAATCCTGAAATGAGTGCCCATCTGCGCAAGCCGCTATCTGTAAGAGAACAGTATGAATAAATGAGACAATGACAGTATGCTCTGAATCATCATCATTGGCAGGTTGAGAACTGGAAAATGAAGGCTACAGAGACTTGCTCCACCAGCAATCAGCTCCTGGCTGCAGGTCAGTGGATCATTGATTCGAACTTCGTTGAAGAACCGGGGCATACATGGAAAAATTCCCTTTGTTGGTCACAGACTAAAAGAAATAATCATGTAGTCTTTAATCAAGAACAAATTCAATGGGAACAAATTCCTCTTGAACAGTACATGAGAACATTCTTCTGTTTTATTATGCTAACCTCATTTGTGGTTTGACTAGGTTTCTACTTAGCCATTAGTGTCCATAGGGACTCGGTATGCTTGCCATGAGAATGGATTGACAAAGACTTTTGGGGAGGTCTGAAACAGAGACTGAGCCGAAACCTCTAACGGGATTTTTCTATGTTTGCCCCTCCAGCTAGAAGCAAATCCAATGAAAAGAAAGATCATGTAGAGATGCCAAAGGTTTGGCCAGTGCATGATGAAATTTAAACACTAGGGTACATATTGAAGTAACTTGTTCTTCTGACAAAGTCTTTAAAAACCTCAGAATGATTGTGTGGTGTAGTTGGATAAAAAGAACTTTTTAAGCAACTCCAGTTCTGGCCGTCTCTAATCTTGGGAAGCTGAAATGTCTCTAGTCTTCAGGGGCCATATTTTACAAGCTTCAATGAATGATGTTATAATGGCTCCacagtacatatatttttaattaaatgtcacCATAAAGAAATAACCAGATCAGCTATTGGAGCACCTTTGATTAAAGGGTCAATACACTGCGAAGCCTTATTTCATTAGGACGAGCTATAATAGTGCGCAACAGTGCACACCCACTTTTCATGGCCTTGGTTCTGAAAGTTATGTTTCCCAttcattttactttctttctttttaaaaagagatATAGGCTATGAACCAAACCAATCAGCAAAAATGCAACTCATAACATTACAAACTTGATtagaaacaaaaaagtatttgaacattCTGCAAAAAGACAAAAGGTACTTTGACAGTGCActtaatgagggaaagaactaaagagggttttttttttggcacgcTGTGCTTGTTTCAATTCTCTGATTGGAGATTTGCAGAGTcttgggtaatgtagtttttcaccagaaaagttttttaagactaaaagaaaactaaaagtactaaactaaaactagactaaaagaaattggttaaaaaaaactgatggGGGCTGATGGtttcaacaaaataatatatcTTCATATACCATCAATGAACAACTTAGAATGTAGTTgtaagttatcattaaaaatatatatttgttttttttaacttgtggAACCTGACTGTTGCacactattattataataaattacatgctATGTTGTCAAGGTTTAATCAGGTGCAATTTCATAAATCACAATGACATACTGCTTATGGACTGGAGACCAGGAATTCAGTCTACATACACTTAATGAACTGTCTACCGCTTTGAAAAGCTTGCTTTGGTAAAGTTTTGATCATCAGCAAATAATCATCTGATTATCAAGATTCTGAAATCTTTTTAATCAGAAACTTAAAATGTGGCTTTTGCTAATACTCTTAATACTATTTAGATGAATCAAACTGAAATACTGTATGTGCTGCATAATCCTCAAACAAACAGCCAATAGaagtataaaactaaaatatgcttGATGTGAATAGTATGCTGCCCTTTTGCTTATAACCCAGTCGACTGTGCTGCTTTATTGTGAGCTTACACAGCGCCCTCAAAGAGTTAATGTGTCTTCCTGCCATCCTAAgattatttctctctcttcattAGAGGAACAGCGGAATACAGCTGCCAATATTCTAAGACTTATTCATGGtaagccaccacacacacacacaatagctaGAAGAGAACTACATTAACCCTTTGAGTGCTCTGTTGCGCAAAAGCAGTGTGAAACTGGGCTATGCTATTATGTCTGGACTGATAAACACGTTTGTGTATACATTTCAGATCCTTTAACCAGCCACATGGAGATGGTGACCGAGGTTGTGGTTCCTACAGTGTGCACCCTCTGCATTTTGATCAGTGCTGTCTTTCTCATGTTCCTACTCCGCAAACGAAActagctgacttttttttttaaaagaaacaaactgaATTCGGCCCTTGTTTCTTAGTTAATACTATTTGCATTGAGGTTAAGGACACTATGCTGAATTTCAATGATATAGCCAAATAGTCATCTGCTTTTGGAAATTACTTATCTCTATGTGGACTAAATTAGTTGTCTTAAACCCTGTTGAAGCTTAAACTTCTGCAAACTGAAGTGGTTGCATATACTCTactgttcataagtttggggtcagtacgattttttaggaaatttatatttttattcagcaaggatgcattaaatggatcaaatgacatgtaaaatgctaaaaaaaaaattatttcaaataaatgctgttcttttgaactttctattcatcaaaaaatcctgaaaaaaagtaacactgtttccacagaaatattaagcagcacagttatataaaatttgaataatgtttcacaataccGTTTTTGACtgtatcaatcaataaatcaaataaatgaagaacTGGTGATCATgactcttctttaaaaaaataataataataataataatggccccagacttttgaacaatattgtgcataaacaaattaaaacgactgcataaaaaaaaaacaaataaatatggtATTTGACATTTGAAATGACATTTTCTGTGAGTTTGTTTCTATGAAATGGAGTCTTACCGTTGTTAAGTGAAGCTGATGAGACTACAGCTCACCGTGGTCCTGTAGTAAAACATCTTCTCACTTTCTCCATTCACAGACTCATCTAGGGGTACATCTGCATGTGTGCgaccaaatcatttaaaaatgtcatgtttgtttCAATTAACTTAACAACAAAAGATATAAAACTAAAACAGCAAGTGAAAAAAATCAGCTAGTGACTTCACCTAAGTCAAAACTAATGTGGTCTACTAGAGGCTTGTCACTGAGATACAATGCTGTCTTGACTTCCTTTGACCCTTGTCCACTGGACACCTCCATTGCCCAAGAGAAAGGCTGCTCCCTGAGAGAATAACAAACATATATTAATTCATACTTACAAATATCATTATTCTGTTTAATATGTCTTACATCAACTGGAAGAATTATACAGAGAGAATATGACAGCTCATAAGAAATGCAGCAAATACTCACTTCTCATAAAAATAGCTAATAAGCGCAGGCTTAATTTGCAGCTGGAAGACATGGTCCTCATCATAGTTGGATGTTTTGTAGTATTGCAAACAGGACCTGTTATCAAATATCATGGTTAGAAACATGTAAGATCTAACTACTGAAATTAGCTGTTTCATCTGTTTAATTCTCTTGCTATGCACCATCCCCAATGCAATTAAGGGATCTGCAGTGCTctctgaagtaaaaaaataaataaataaataaaacatttcttgtgAAACAAATGGTAtgatacagtggggaaaatatttatctgatcccctgctgattttgtaagtttgtccacttacaaaaaaatgaagggtctgtcatttttatggtaggtttattttaatggatagagacagaataccgaccaaaaaatccagaaaaaacacattatagaaACAATAGAAATtgttttgcatttcagtgagtgaaataagtatttgatccccaagcaaaacctGACTTAGTACTTGgcgcagaaacccttgttggcaagcagaGAGGTAAGaggttttttgtagttggtcaccaggtttgaaCACTTtccaggagggattttgatccactcctctttacaggttctctctaaatccttaaggtttcttggctgtcgtttggcactttctcccaagccttctctgaatcattatatgttctttggcaaactttaaacgggcctgtacaggatttcagtccattgcgacgtagtgtgttaccaatggtttgcttggtgactgtggtcccaactgccttaagatcattaacaagctcctcacGTGTAGTTTGGgtctgatccctcacctttctcatgatcatccttaccccttGAGGCAAGctcttgcacggagctccagaccgaggccgactgatggttgttttgtatttctttcatttccgaataatcgcaccaacagttgtctccttctcaccaagcttcttgctgatggtcttgtagcccattcaagccgtgatctacaatcttgtctctgataTCCTTTGaaagctctttggtcttgcccatggtggtgggagaggttggaatggaagatacagattgtgtggacaggtgtcttttaTACACCAAACGAGCTGACATTaagagtaacttcttaaagtgacaggactaatctgtgttccacatgggcacataaccaatcggtgggagccagaattcttgctggttggtaggggatcaaatacttatttcactcactgaaatggaaatcaatctctaacctttatataatgtgttttttctggattttttggtcagtattctgtctctatccattaaaataaacctaccataaaaatgacagacccttaatttctttgtgagtgggcaaacttacaaaatcagcaggtggtcaaataaatattttccccactgtatattATTTCTCTACATTTTGAATCACCAtttgattaatatataatttctgGAAAGGGCAGGAAGCTTACTGAGTGAAAAGGAAGAGACGATCATGAGGAAGACTGAGGAAAGTGCTGCAGGTGCCCAGGATCTCCAGCA harbors:
- the LOC109092230 gene encoding lactase-like protein isoform X1, which gives rise to MMLSHRVGQACHVLVLVLCLSAAEDFDWSANNHDSFYYGAFPNGFSWGAGSSAYQTEGAWDKDGKGLSIWDVFTHKKGKTFLNDTGDSSCEGYYKFKDDISLIKELNLNHYRFSISWPRIMPTGIRSDHVNEKGVKYYNALIDELLKHNITPIVTLYHWDLPQVLQEKYGGWQNISMINYFNDFANLCFERYGDRVKYWITFNNPWSVAVEGYETGEHAPGLKLRGTGAYRAAHHIIKAHAKVWHTYDTQWRNKQRGMVGISLSGDWGEPVDITNQKDIEAAERYVQFYIGWFATPIFHGDYPQVMKDFIGRKSAQQGLGTSRLPTFSSQEKSYIKGTSDFLGVGHFTTRYITQKNFPFNRGSTYFSDRDVAELVDPRWPDPGSEWLYSVPWGFRRLLNFIKTQYGNPVIFITENGVSEKMMCTELCDDWRIQYYKGYINEMLKAIRDGVNVKGYTAWSLLDKFEWDEGYSERFGLYYVDFKNKNKPRYPKASVQFYKRIIKSNGFPNQREVENWKMKATETCSTSNQLLAAGQWIIDSNFVEEPGHTWKNSLCWSQTKRNNHVVFNQEQIQWEQIPLEQYMRTFFCFIMLTSFVV
- the LOC109092230 gene encoding lactase-like protein isoform X3 gives rise to the protein MMLSHRVGQACHVLVLVLCLSAAEDFDWSANNHDSFYYGAFPNGFSWGAGSSAYQTEGAWDKDGKGLSIWDVFTHKKGKTFLNDTGDSSCEGYYKFKDDISLIKELNLNHYRFSISWPRIMPTGIRSDHVNEKGVKYYNALIDELLKHNITPIVTLYHWDLPQVLQEKYGGWQNISMINYFNDFANLCFERYGDRVKYWITFNNPWSVAVEGYETGEHAPGLKLRGTGAYRAAHHIIKAHAKVWHTYDTQWRNKQRGMVGISLSGDWGEPVDITNQKDIEAAERYVQFYIGWFATPIFHGDYPQVMKDFIGRKSAQQGLGTSRLPTFSSQEKSYIKGTSDFLGVGHFTTRYITQKNFPFNRGSTYFSDRDVAELVDPRWPDPGSEWLYSVPWGFRRLLNFIKTQYGNPVIFITENGVSEKMMCTELCDDWRIQYYKGYINEMLKAIRDGVNVKGYTAWSLLDKFEWDEGYSERFGLYYVDFKNKNKPRYPKASVQFYKRIIKSNGFPNQREVENWKMKATETCSTSNQLLAADPLTSHMEMVTEVVVPTVCTLCILISAVFLMFLLRKRN
- the LOC109092230 gene encoding lactase-like protein isoform X2, which translates into the protein MMLSHRVGQACHVLVLVLCLSAAEDFDWSANNHDSFYYGAFPNGFSWGAGSSAYQTEGAWDKDGKGLSIWDVFTHKKGKTFLNDTGDSSCEGYYKFKDDISLIKELNLNHYRFSISWPRIMPTGIRSDHVNEKGVKYYNALIDELLKHNITPIVTLYHWDLPQVLQEKYGGWQNISMINYFNDFANLCFERYGDRVKYWITFNNPWSVAVEGYETGEHAPGLKLRGTGAYRAAHHIIKAHAKVWHTYDTQWRNKQRGMVGISLSGDWGEPVDITNQKDIEAAERYVQFYIGWFATPIFHGDYPQVMKDFIGRKSAQQGLGTSRLPTFSSQEKSYIKGTSDFLGVGHFTTRYITQKNFPFNRGSTYFSDRDVAELVDPRWPDPGSEWLYSVPWGFRRLLNFIKTQYGNPVIFITENGVSEKMMCTELCDDWRIQYYKGYINEMLKAIRDGVNVKGYTAWSLLDKFEWDEGYSERFGLYYVDFKNKNKPRYPKASVQFYKRIIKSNGFPNQREVENWKMKATETCSTSNQLLAAEEQRNTAANILRLIHDPLTSHMEMVTEVVVPTVCTLCILISAVFLMFLLRKRN